The Lutzomyia longipalpis isolate SR_M1_2022 chromosome 2, ASM2433408v1 DNA window ATGTTTAAGGTGTCCCGTCTGCATAAGATTTCGCAAACAAGGTTCAGGTTCTGCACTTTCTGGCTCATACTCTGACTTGATCAGCCTCGCAATCGACGATTAGAGATCTAATGTCACGAGTGACTATTAAGTTTAAGGTCGATGGTGTTGTTTTGAAAATGTCCTGATGAAAGTTTCATTGAGGACAAGTTCCCAACGAGGGAGAAGTAAGGAGTGTCGCAAAGGGATATGCAGATGCGCCCACGGGGGGACAAGGGACGGTCATCAAGGATACATACGTAGATGTTGATTCACTAAAGGAACTGGATAATGGCAGTACGAAAGGGATAAAGTGCTTGGAAGAGTCGTACGTGCCAGGGGTGATTCTTGATTAATCTCAAAAGCCCCACGGGTTAGAATAGAATAGGAATGTGATGTTCCGGGTGGATATACGAAAATCTCCATTGTCTGTCTAATGAGGAGATGAAGCTCTCCAGGTTGTCTGAGAACAGCTGATGATCGTGTTATGAATAAGCTTTAGCCAGTAGAGACGCAGTGTGAACTGTTATTGGAGGAGTTGTAGCAATTAATAGAGGTATTCGGAGAAAGGAATGAAGCCGCAGTAGAAGAATGAGAGCTGTTATAGTCATTTGAATGTTCTACCATCGAAATGAGAAAGCTATGAACTTAATGAATTCCTGGATAGGGTTGATCAAGTTTAAGCAGTGTCACCTTTCTTTAAAGTGGACGTGATACGAGTTGCTCACGTGATCAAGAATTCTTGTCAGAAGTTGTGGTAGCGTTTGCCTCACCGAATTTGGCTGACGCAGTCAGGAAGTCCGGTGATTGTAGAAGTGCGAATGTCAGCAGAATTTATGTTCTGATCGGAAGAAGGAATCAGTCGATTATAGCATTGCTCGAgttaattatatacatattcagCGAGTTCAGATTGAACGGAATGGCCGATATTGGTGTCGAAGCAAATCTAAAAAGAGGCAAAGGTAAAGACAAGTTACAAAGGCAGAATTAGCATCTCGTTGATCGTAAGAAGCATTCGTATAATTGGAAAATGAACGAGAATCTGTAGTGACGAACTCCCTTATCAACTGCGTTCTAATAATAAGAAacattcagtgaagaaaaccGTAGTTGAAGGTAATTAAATGACAAGGTGTTAAGTCACAGATCCGGATGGAAGTAGCATTTGTGACATGAGTTGCAAGATTTCCCGTAGGGTTCAGACAGGAGGCGTGTAAGGCAATTAAGCAGATTTGCATTCGTAGGCTGatgtttttagaaaataaatccgATGGTGAAGTATGCTGCGATTCATATGAAGCCTTTAGGAAGATGTTAAGGGTCGGTGAGTAGACCTCCCGAGTAGCGATTCGGCGGGATCGCTCCAAATAATGTTGCAGTAAGAAGATCTTGCAGGTTGGGAAGTGAAGCCTGAAGTTTAGCATAGCGTCAAACGTGTAGAAGAGGATGTCAAAGAATTCTAAGTATGGTTGGCACTGGCGTTACAGTGGCAGCCCTTGTAGATGATATCAAGTACGCAGTGGATAAGATTGACAATAGCGTAACTGTGGCTATCGCTAGAGAATTTGACAATAATTACATGAGGTAGATCTATAAATTGAGGTTCTAGAGGATTTCTAAGGGTAAAAGATACATATTAGAGCTCGTGGAGTCAGTAATGTCCATTGAGCTGAATACATCGAGACATAGTGGATAAATTACGAATTAGAAATTCGACAGCTGGAAGTTGTCGAGAAGCAGTAACATTAATGGAAGCGGAACTCAATAGTAGCTGGAAGTTGAAGAATTTAGTTGTAGAGTGTCAACAGGAACTATGAGGTAATAGCAGTTGCAGAGGAATTTTTTGTCAGCTAGGGATAGTAGCGTTTGACAAAGGAAACAGTTGAGAAGGACGCTACACAATGAATAAGTCGAGCTATCGAAAGGAGATCATAAGTAGTAAAGCAGGACCGCcaaatctttccattttttgtggaaatcgAAAAGAAGAGATGTTTGATGCTCAGCGGTATGCTTCCGCTCAAAGAGGGGactgttcggaaaacttatgaaataaaataatatttgaatttggcgcgcactcgaagtggtgaattcgtgtggtgaaaatagagaatgtagggaaaaaagaatgatttggcggcaaaaatgacagatcggttttggaaggcaaggaatacggatgcaaacgtgcctgctccgtaataaagtgtaatttatcgcgtataattcggggaatttcgcgaacagcctctatcaagtaccgttaagccgatataaggcaatattacaacaatcggtacatatggaaacctgttttggtctatatctctgaaaccgcgacataaattttttttattttttttttattaaaaggtgtacctatcacctataacatactaaaatttaatcgaaatctatcgtccagtttttgagatattaatcgaaaactggtcgaaaactcatcgaaactttggtttttgattgtaggccctctagcggtaacttttgaaacttcctatgtatagataattgtagacctttttgagatctttcattcaaaaccggtttggttaaaatcggtcaaccggtttaggagttatggccgactttcgataaaagtctatatttgctaaaccgcttgtccgatttttggaaatggggtatcgttgaaaaggtcttaagggcccctacaacatattaaaatttcagacctctagctataatagaggctgagatatagcgaaaacaaaattgaaaaaaattcaaaatggcggatgcaggggtggggggtcgaatttgatatcatagttggacgacttccagtcgataattgaactttgccggtgaccgcaagtctctatctattaccgttctcttgtaattgagcttcaaactacggccggacggacggccggacggccggacggccggacggccggaaaagtttttcggcgcatacgttttttggaatgtggggaccctaattcgtgctcataccaagtttgagcccgatccgacgaccttgagttttagagtggacacagaagctgtgctattcttttcttcgaaagaatcacagctaaaatgtcaTACAAAATGtcgcaaaatttattttagaatccACGCGTTCTTTGGGCCGTGataaagagcgcatgtttcaatggtGTACTACGCTGAAAGAGTTTTGGCGGCtgtggaaaattccattttcttcacTCTTACGCAATTTTCAGAGTTTTCCTGTCACAGGGGGTTTGTGGGGGTAGGGGACGCGTGTTCTGGGGGTTTTCCGGGGAGCCTTTGGCCGCCGGCAGTTTTGTTTTATACTTTCTTACGACTTTTTCTTCccagaaatggattttttaaaaatatgtcagaatttttttgtcaattgaCGCGGCGTCAATttctggtcacaaaaaactaCTTCCGGTTGgaaaaattgacgaaaaacgcgagaaaattgcgaaaaagagatcgtgtgagggagacggatagcggtgaAATGTGCCAAAAAGCAGTGGCGTTTTTTGGAACTAGAATTAAGGGcgccaaattaaaaaaaattgctaaaaatgcatgaaaattgggaaaattagaCGCGAAAtcctttattaaattaaaagatggttataattaaaaagtatTGAATGTATCGCTGCTGAAATTGGCTGGAGGCGGGGGCGGCAAGCCCCTTGGAGGAAATGGTGGCCTGGGAAGATTGGTTTGAGGTGGAGGCGGCATTCGGGGAAAATTCGGCGGTGGCGGAGGAGCAGGCCCTGGTGGAGGCGGAGCAGGCGGAAATGCCCCACCGGGAAAGCCTGTTCCTGGTGCTGGATTTTGTGCCCATGGTGGCTGCTGTGGCATCATCCGCGGTGCCGGTGGAACTCCCATCGGGGTAGGCGGAAGTGGTGGCTGTGAAGGCGGAATAGGCGGCTGCATGGGGGGCAAAGGTGGTGGAGGAACACTCGATGGGAATGGAGCATTTGGTGGCGGCACCGGTGGTGGGGGCGGTGCAATCAGAGGCGGGGGAATCATTGCTCCCATCATTCCGGGTCCCATTGGCATCATCGGCGGCACTGGTGCGTCCGCAAAGAGCTGATGTGGACGATCGGCGTGTGAAAGGGGATTCTGAGCAGCCAGAAGACGTTCAGCAGCTGATCCGTGTCGCTCCCCTTTGGAATCCTTCTTGAATGCATAAGACACGGAAATGGGGCGATTGCAGAGGTACTGCCCATTCATGGCATCCATCGCAGCATCAGATGCCTCGAAGCTGGCAAAGTTAATAAATGCAAAGCCCTTGGAATTCCCCGTCTCTGGATCACGCATAATCTTTGGAGTCTGCAGAATTACTCCAAATGCGGAGAATGTGTCGTACAGGAGCTTCTCATCAACTTCCGTATCGAgatttccaatgaaaatattgGCTCCTACATCGAGATTCTTCTGATGAGCCGATGCTTTGTTCACTCGGATGGGCTTCCCGTACAATTTAATCATATTCATGATTTTTATGCCATAGTCAGCATCCTCCTCACCAAGAAACTCCACAAATCCATAGCCCTGATGCATCTGAGTTACTCGGTCCTTTGGCATATGGACATTTACTggaaccccaaaaaaaaagttagaataGCGGCAAAGTAACTTGCAAGATCATGAGGAAACTTACCCACAGGTCCTGCCTGGACAAACAGCTCCCACAGCAGGGATTCCGAGACTTTATCGTCCAAACCTCCGACGTAAATCGTTGCATCTGCAAAGAGAAAGTGAGGTTATCATTGCAAAAACATTGGTTAATTCCATGCAAAGAACAATACTAAATGagcaatttcaattgaatgatggaaaaggaaagtttttccctcatttcgaatcatttttacacaataaaattgcttatttctgtgaaaattacCTTGATTTCGCTCTGCAATCGGTCCGGCTGCCATCGTTTGTTTACGTTTGCTACTTTATCTATCGTCCACCAGAATTATAAAGAGTAAAAGAGATAAATATATCGGATTTCTCATTTCTTGTTAACGATTCAAACCTTTCAAAGTTACAACATTATGCAATAACTGATAATTTAATAGACGATCAAAACCTTTCAAAGTTACCGGTCGGTGTTTTTCCCAACTTTTCCTTCTGAAACGCGTTTCCGGTAAAAAAAGTAATCGAGAAGCACcaaaaaagcgaaaaaaattgtcaataaaccgaaaattgttttttggatgaaaaaaaaaatacaaactaaaatttgaatttcaaataaccGTTAAAAAATTGCAACAGATTTTCGTGGGAAAACTTCGAAGTCTTTCCGGAATGTGCATTTTCAGCTCTCACGGGTCCCCAGGCAGCTACAGGAATAGCTGGAAAACTCCATTTCAgcggagaaaattaaaaggaaaaaaaggaggcaaaaatgtaaaaataagcAGAGGAAAAATCGCggtttaggtttttttttagttggggtgaatagggacacatttgcattttttccttattttcggTTGATCCAATAATGTAAGAACTTAAATGTTGAGTCTTatcgcaattttctttttttttttttaaactcaaaaaaaaaaagaaatcaatttggaGAATTTTGGTTAAAACTGCGGTTTTCAACCT harbors:
- the LOC129789713 gene encoding splicing factor 3B subunit 4 yields the protein MAAGPIAERNQDATIYVGGLDDKVSESLLWELFVQAGPVVNVHMPKDRVTQMHQGYGFVEFLGEEDADYGIKIMNMIKLYGKPIRVNKASAHQKNLDVGANIFIGNLDTEVDEKLLYDTFSAFGVILQTPKIMRDPETGNSKGFAFINFASFEASDAAMDAMNGQYLCNRPISVSYAFKKDSKGERHGSAAERLLAAQNPLSHADRPHQLFADAPVPPMMPMGPGMMGAMIPPPLIAPPPPPVPPPNAPFPSSVPPPPLPPMQPPIPPSQPPLPPTPMGVPPAPRMMPQQPPWAQNPAPGTGFPGGAFPPAPPPPGPAPPPPPNFPRMPPPPQTNLPRPPFPPRGLPPPPPANFSSDTFNTF